A single genomic interval of Pochonia chlamydosporia 170 chromosome 7, whole genome shotgun sequence harbors:
- a CDS encoding FAD/FMN-containing dehydrogenase (similar to Blastomyces dermatitidis SLH14081 XP_002622578.1), whose amino-acid sequence MLTFRSVLAVASVLAVSSAAVYNTFDGEGFPSCYNVTEVHDATSVEQIQSLVKDAAKRGLQVRAGGKGHMWYDTQCSDDATVIIRTEFVNKISGFDLNAGTVTVEAGVTFFQLAEYLHERGANMGTGLVNWNISLGGSVAMGAHRTSLREDAAVVGGVLAMDIIDGNGDVRHIERDESNDDWLAASTSLGLLGIIGRLKMKIFPEVKVYAMQKTLEEKDVLNGDIYGMIAPYMTANLWWWPYKRKFHWRYYDTVDFNKSSQQGFQSTFSVTALEGGAAKALLDSGKYLPSSNWIAEEIFFGQWEAPNFHEKTTNEPIKEWPVYGYHYDVLIGGLYPDQKAEWDYGLHGYTLELAFPVTMANKMLKRVRELFDAEAKKLIFMTSTYRSGINIKFGKANFDFLGQVTLNTSDGQDWSKGAIMFDFPSYHPSVGDRKRYNEDFYINLANTLVKEFPCRPHWTKNTRDVLTRSVKNLDAGYLKRFKAVRQKMDPKGIYRSVVGEILGMYK is encoded by the exons ATGTTGACTTTTCGCTCTGTACTGGCGGTCGCGTCGGTGCTGGCGGTGTCCTCGGCTGCTGTGTACAACACGTTTGATGGTGAAGGGTTTCCGTCGTGCTATAATGTGACGGAGGTGCATGATGCGACGAGCGTTGAGCAGATTCAATCTCTGGTCAAGGATGCTGCGAAGAGGGGACTGCAAGTTCGTGCTGGTGGTAAGGGACACATGTGGTATGATACGCAGTGTTCTGATGATGCGACTGTCATTATTCGCACAGAGTTTGTGAATAAGATATCGGGCTTTGACCTCAATGCCGGGACCGTCACGGTGGAAGCGGGCGTTACGTTCTTCCAGCTTGCTGAGTATTTGCATGAGCGTGGGGCGAACATGGGAACCGGTTTAGTGAACTGGAATATCTCCCTCGGCGGCAGTGTTGCCATGGGAGCTCATAGGACTTCTCTTCGAGAAGATGCAGCGGTTGTTGGTGGCGTGCTGGCCATGGATATCAtcgatggcaatggcgatgtTCGGCATATTGAGCGCGACGAGTCCAACGACGACTGGCTCGCAGCATCGACATCGCTCGGTCTGTTGGGAATAATCggaagattgaagatgaagatcTTTCCCGAAGTCAAGGTTTATGCCATGCAAAAGAC TctggaagagaaagacgTTCTCAACGGTGATATTTACGGCATGATTGCACCTTACATGACTGCCAATCTCTGG TGGTGGCCATACAAGAGAAAGTTCCACTGGCGATACTACGACACCGTCGACTTCAACAAAAGTAGCCAGCAAGGCTTCCAATCCACCTTCTCCGTCACCGCCCTCGAAGGCGGCGCCGCCAAGGCCCTCCTCGACAGCGGCAAATACCTCCCCTCGTCAAACTGGATAGCCGAGGAAATCTTCTTCGGACAATGGGAAGCGCCCAACTTCCACGAAAAGACGACCAACGAGCCCATCAAGGAGTGGCCCGTGTACGGATACCACTACGACGTGCTCATCGGCGGCCTGTACCCGGACCAAAAGGCAGAATGGGACTACGGCCTGCACGGCTACACCCTCGAGTTAGCATTCCCCGTGACAATGGCGaacaagatgctcaagcGGGTGAGGGAGCTGTTTGACGCGGAGGCCAAGAAACTCATCTTCATGACGTCCACGTACCGTAGTGGAATTAACATCAAGTTTGGGAAGGCGAATTTCGACTTTTTGGGCCAGGTTACGCTGAATACTTCCGATGGGCAGGATTGGTCAAAGGGGGCTATTATGTTTGACTTTCCGAGCTATCACCCTTCTGTGGGGGATCGCAAGCGATACAACGAGGACTTTT ATATTAATCTGGCGAATACGCTGGTCAAGGAGTTTCCTTGCAGACCTCACTGGACGAAGAATACGCGCGATGTGCTGACGCGGTCTGTGAAAAATCTGGATGCTGGT TATTTGAAGCGGTTCAAGGCTGTGAGGCAGAAGATGGATCCAAAGGGGATTTATAGGAGTGTTGTGGGTGAGATTCTGGGCATGTATAAGTGA
- a CDS encoding polyketide synthase (similar to Neosartorya fischeri NRRL 181 XP_001261656.1): MAFKEPAFRHALAATGVDPGILSNRISHVFNLRGPSAVINTACSSSLYAIHNACTALRNQECSAAVVGGVNLVLTIDQHMNTAKLGVLSKTSTSHTFDASADGYGRAEGVGAVYLKRLRGAIRDGDAIRGVLRSSATNYNGKIAGAGITTPNIEGQEAVVRNAYLRGGNLDVRLTGLFECHGTGTVLGDPLEVEAISKAMNKNRRDDDDPLILGAVKPSIGHGEAVSGLSALIKAVLAVERGIIPPTRGVMNPTPVIKWDAWRVSVSHDPQFFPSKLPIKRVSVNAFGYGGTNAHVIVESADSILTLPQTYKYRHMNRSAKSIQMQTKAERSRPYLLAFSAHDSATLRRNIQALGGVVRDYDLLDVAYTLANRRTRFNSRGVVVASSETAESEFSQTLQTFDFLESKFTSKKPTLGFVFTGQGAQWARMGAELLAYYPSFAHTIRFLDTTLGLLPDGPLWTIEELLLESAETSHVNEAEFAQPLCTAVQVALVKLLQGWNVRPRVCIGHSSGEIAAAFTSGLISSADAIVAAYYRGKVMRDVGVKGAMLAVGLGAEDVAPYLKDLHERATIACHNSPSSVTLSGDSEAIEEIRLQLDAEQRFARVLKTNGKAYHSSHMAAVSTKYEELMKQARGKYETFEFDVPGHAFMVSSVHNTVLPASTRLDEKYWSKNLLSPVLFNQAMQTVATSTKFSDVDLFIEIGPHPALSGPIRQIKAACQLGKLNYLPSLVRNRDSAASLLKLAGELFLRNHDIDMRRVAGIEEMTGSGQVVLKTGCFITDLPTYQWDKTKEYLAESRMSKEH; this comes from the coding sequence ATGGCATTCAAAGAGCCAGCCTTTCGACATGCCCTGGCAGCAACCGGCGTGGATCCCGGCATACTCAGCAACCGAATTAGCCATGTTTTCAACTTACGAGGACCAAGCGCTGTAATAAACACCGCTTGTTCTTCGTCTCTTTATGCGATACACAACGCTTGCACTGCGCTGCGAAATCAGGAATGTTCTGCTGCGGTAGTAGGTGGCGTGAACCTTGTCCTTACCATTGATCAGCACATGAATACGGCGAAGCTAGGCGTGCTGTCAAAAACGTCAACTTCTCATACTTTTGATGCCTCTGCCGATGGCTACGGTCGTGCTGAAGGCGTCGGTGCTGTCTATTTGAAGCGTCTTCGGGGTGCTATCCGCGATGGTGACGCGATCCGTGGTGTTCTCCGATCCAGTGCGACCAACTACAACGGCAAGATTGCCGGTGCTGGAATTACAACACCTAACAttgaaggccaagaagctgttgttCGAAATGCCTACCTTCGTGGGGGAAACTTGGATGTTCGCTTGACCGGCCTTTTCGAGTGTCATGGCACGGGCACAGTTCTCGGCGATCCTCTTGAGGTGGAGGCTATTTCCAAGGCTATGAACAAAAACCGCagagatgacgatgatccTCTTATTCTTGGGGCAGTTAAACCGAGTATAGGCCACGGTGAGGCTGTCAGTGGCCTTTCAGCGTTGATTAAGGCAGTGTTGGCCGTGGAGCGAGGCATCATTCCACCCACACGAGGAGTCATGAACCCAACACCAGTGATCAAATGGGACGCTTGGCGGGTGTCCGTCTCACACGACCCTCAATTTTTCCCAAGTAAACTACCAATCAAGCGTGTCAGTGTCAACGCATTTGGATACGGTGGCACAAATGCCCATGTTATTGTCGAGAGTGCCGACTCCATCCTCACACTGCCCCAGACTTACAAGTATCGCCACATGAACAGGTCGGCCAAGTCGATTCAAATGCAGACCAAAGCAGAACGGTCTCGTCCATATCTCTTGGCTTTCTCTGCTCATGATAGTGCTACTCTTCGCCGTAATATTCAAGCTTTAGGAGGCGTCGTCCGAGACTATGACTTGCTCGACGTGGCGTATACGCTGGCAAATCGCCGAACTCGATTCAACAGCAGAGGAGTGGTTGTAGCGAGCTCTGAGACCGCCGAAAGTGAGTTTAGCCAAACACTCCAGACTTTCGACTTTCTCGAGAGCAAATTCACAAGCAAGAAGCCCACGTTGGGGTTTGTCTTTACAGGGCAAGGCGCTCAGTGGGCTCGCATGGGCGCAGAGCTTTTGGCATACTACCCAAGCTTTGCGCACACTATCCGTTTCCTTGATACGACTCTGGGCCTTCTTCCCGATGGTCCACTGTGGACGAttgaagagcttcttctcgaAAGCGCCGAGACATCCCACGTTAACGAGGCTGAATTCGCGCAGCCGTTATGTACGGCTGTTCAAGTTGCCCTGGTAAAGCTACTGCAGGGATGGAACGTACGCCCAAGAGTGTGTATTGGCCACTCGTCAGGTGAAATAGCAGCAGCTTTCACGTCTGGACTCATATCATCTGctgatgccattgttgctgcttACTACCGAGGCAAGGTTATGCGAGACGTGGGCGTCAAAGGAGCGATGCTTgctgttggtcttggtgcAGAAGATGTTGCACCGTATTTAAAGGATTTGCATGAACGAGCGACGATTGCATGTCACAACTCGCCGTCAAGCGTGACACTGAGCGGAGATTCTGAAGCCATTGAAGAAATACGCCTGCAACTGGATGCGGAACAGAGATTCGCCAGAGTGCTGAAAACGAACGGCAAAGCATATCACTCTTCACACATGGCGGCTGTTTCTACAAAATATGAAGAACTTATGAAACAGGCTCGCGGAAAGTATGAGACGTTTGAATTCGACGTCCCTGGACATGCCTTCATGGTTTCTTCCGTGCACAACACGGTTCTACCAGCCAGCACGCGGCTCGACGAAAAGTACTGGAGTAAGAATCTCCTGAGTCCTGTTCTCTTCAACCAAGCTATGCAGACCGTGGCAACGTCAACTAAGTTTTCGGATGTTGACTTGTTCATTGAGATTGGTCCGCACCCGGCTCTCTCTGGACCTATACGACAAATCAAGGCCGCATGTCAGCTAGGGAAGTTGAATTACCTGCCGTCGTTGGTTCGCAACAGAGACTCTGCTGCCTCTCTGTTGAAGCTCGCTGGAGAGTTGTTCCTTCGCAACCATGATATCGACATGCGTCGAGTTGCGGGCATCGAAGAAATGACAGGTAGTGGACAAGTCGTGCTCAAAACAGGCTGCTTCATCACAGACCTGCCTACCTATCAATGGGACAAAACAAAGGAATACTTAGCCGAGTCTCGCATGAGCAAAGAACACTGA
- a CDS encoding glycosylhydrolase family 76-2 protein (similar to Neurospora crassa OR74A XP_961253.2): MKFSLSGLTLLAAGRLAASASVFSLDSDDAIKKSASTLAWDMLQYYHGNESGGTPGILPGPPPAGDYYWWEGGAMWGTLIQYWALTGDTTYNDEIMKAMQFQVGEGEDYMPRNVTASLGNDDQAFWGMAAMLAAENKFPDPPSDRPGWLGLAQAVFNTQASPQRHDDTCGGGLRWQIPFTNNGYGYKNSIANGCFFNMGARLARYTGDKKYSDWAEKTWDWVEKIGFIDPQTYAIYDGANVDDQCKDINKVQYSYNNAIFAEGAAFMYNFTNGDQKWKDRVDKLITYGLKTFFPKDVAVEISCEPNDGCKTDMFTYKGFVHRWYAVTTQLAPFTAERILPVLQKSAQAAVSQCTGGTNGRQCGLKWVDGTYDGKTGAGQEMSALAAVQSLLIGKGKPPVTHTSGGTSKGNPDGGAGDGSVMPKEKPVTTGDKVGASIVTILLLGLAVGVFGWMSFEFAGA, from the exons ATGAAATTCAgcttgtctggtttgacgCTGCTGGCGGCTGGTCGCCTGGCCGCTTCAGCGTCGGTGTTTTCGCTCGATTCCGACG ACGCGATTAAAAAATCAGCGAGCACGCTTGCCTGGGACATGCTGCAGTATTATCACGGCAACGAGTCCGGAGGCACGCCCGGTATCCTCCCCGGACCACCGCCGGCCGGCGACTATTATTGGTGGGAAGGCGGAGCAATGTGGGGCACTCTCATCCAGTACTGGGCTTTAACGGGCGACACGACTTACAATGACGAGATCATGAAGGCCATGCAATTCCAAGTTGGTGAGGGCGAGGATTACATGCCGCGCAATGTGACGGCGTCTCTGGGAAACGATGACCAAGCATTTTGGGGTATggccgccatgttggccgcgGAGAACAAGTTTCCCGACCCTCCGTCTGATCGACCTGGTTGGCTTGGTCTTGCGCAGGCCGTGTTTAACACCCAGGCAAGCCCGCAGCGACATGATGATACATGTGGCGGAGGACTGAGATGGCAGATTCCATTCACTAATAATGGATATGGATACAAGAATA gtaTCGCCAacggctgcttcttcaacatgggCGCCAGACTCGCCCGCTACACAGGAGACAAGAAATATTCCGACTGGGCAGAAAAGACGTGGGACTGGGTTGAGAAAATCGGCTTCATCGACCCCCAAACCTACGCCATTTACGACGGGGCCAACGTCGACGATCAGTGCAAGGACATAAACAAAGTGCAATACTCTTACAATAATGCTATTTTCGCTGAAGGAGCAGCATTCATGTACAATTTC ACAAACGGCGACCAAAAATGGAAAGACAGAGTCGACAAACTCATCACCTACGGCCTCAAAACCTTCTTCCCCAAAGACGTCGCCGTAGAGATATCATGCGAGCCCAACGACGGCTGCAAGACCGACATGTTCACGTACAAGGGCTTCGTGCACCGCTGGTACGCCGTCACCACGCAGCTCGCGCCCTTCACCGCCGAGCGCATCCTGCCGGTGCTGCAAAAGTCCGCGCAGGCGGCCGTCTCGCAGTGCACGGGCGGCACCAACGGCCGGCAGTGCGGTCTGAAGTGGGTGGACGGCACGTACGACGGCAAGACGGGCGCGGGACAGGAGATGAGCGCCCTGGCGGCGGTGCAGAGCTTGTTGATAGGCAAGGGGAAGCCGCCTGTGACGCATACGTCCGGCGGGACGAGTAAGGGGAATCCGGATGGTGGTGCCGGCGACGGGTCGGTGATGCCCAAGGAGAAGCCGGTGACGACGGGGGATAAGGTTGGGGCGAGTATTGTTACGATTttgttgttggggttggcggTTGGTGTGTTTGGGTGGATGAGCTTTGAGTTTGCGGGGGCGtga